Proteins from one Bos taurus isolate L1 Dominette 01449 registration number 42190680 breed Hereford chromosome 7, ARS-UCD2.0, whole genome shotgun sequence genomic window:
- the JAK3 gene encoding tyrosine-protein kinase JAK3 translates to MAPPSEETPLISQRSCSLSSSEAGALHVLLPPRGPGPPQCLSFSFGDHSAEDLCVCAAKASGILPVYHSLFALALEDLSCWFPPSHIFSVEDTGTQVLVYRLRFYFPNWFGLEKCHRFGLRKDLTSAILDLPVLEHLFAQHRHDLVSGRLRVGLSLKEQGECLSLAVLDLARMALEQAQRPEELLKTVSYKVCLPPGLRDLIQGLSFVTRRRIRRTVCRALRGVATCQADRHSLMVKYIMDLERLDPDRAAETFRVGLPGAAGGQDTPGLLRVAGGSGIAWSPGEHEVLQPFCDFPEIVDISIKQAPCIGPAAEHRLVTITRTDNQILEAEFPGLPAALSFVALVDGYFRLTTDSRHYFCREVAPPRLLEEVAEQCHGPITLDFAINKLKTGGSLPGSYVLRRSPQDFDSYLLTVCVLTPLGPDYKGCLIRCDPTGTFSLAGLGRSHSSLRELLAACWNGGLHVDGVELYLTFCCNPRPKEKSNLIVVRRGCNPPTSSPVQPQFQCQLSQMTFHKIPADSLQWHENLGHGSFTKIYRGCHHEIVDGEARETEVLLKVMDAKHKNCMESFLEAASLMSQVSYQHLVLLHGVCMAGDSIMVQEFVRLGALDTYLRKCGHLVPASWKLQVIKQLAYALNYLEDKGLPHGNVSARKVLLAREGTDGNLPFIKLSDPGVSPTVLSLEMLTDRIPWVAPECLQEARTLGLEADKWGFGATVWEVFSGVTVPISTLEPAKKLQFYQERQQLPAPKWMELALLIQQCMAYEPGQRPSFRAVIRDLNSLITSDYELLSDPTPGTLAPRDGLWNGTQLYACQDPTIFEERHLKYISQLGKGNFGSVELCRYDPLGDNTGALVAVKQLQHSGPEQQRDFQREIQILKALHSDFIVKYRGVSYGPGRQSLRLVMEYLPSGCLRDFLQRHRARLDAGRLLLYASQICKGMEYLGSCRCLHRDLAARNILVESETHVKIADFGLAKLLPLDKEYYVVREPGQSPIFWYAPESLSDNIFSRQSDVWSFGVVLYELFTYSDKNCSPSAEFLRMMGCERDVPALCRLLELLAEGQRLPAPPACPSEVHELMKLCWAPNPQDRPSFSALGPQLDALWSGSRG, encoded by the exons GCATCCTGCCCGTGTACCACTCCCTCTTTGCTCTGGCTTTGGAAGACCTGTCCTGCTGGTTCCCCCCAAGCCACATCTTCTCCGTGGAGGACACGGGTACCCAGGTCCTCGTCTACAGGCTCCG cttTTACTTCCCTAACTGGTTTGGACTAGAGAAGTGCCACCGATTTGGGCTACGAAAGGACTTGACCAGCGCCATCTTGGATCTGCCAGTCCTGGAGCACCTCTTTGCTCAG CACCGCCATGACCTGGTGAGCGGCCGCCTCCGGGTAGGCCTCAGCCTCAAGGAACAGGGTGAGTGTCTCAGCTTGGCTGTTCTGGACCTGGCCCGGATGGCCCTCGAGCAGGCTCAGCGGCCCGAGGAATTGCTGAAGACGGTCAG CTACAAGGTCTGCCTGCCCCCTGGCCTACGCGACCTGATCCAGGGTTTGAGCTTCGTGACTCGGAGGCGCATCCGAAGGACAGTGTGCCGGGCCTTGCGCGGGGTGGCGACCTGCCAGGCTGACAGGCACTCGCTCATGGTCAAGTACATCATGGACCTCGAGAGGCTGGATCCAGACAGGGCTGCCGAGACCTTCCGCGTGGGTCTCCCCGGCGCTGCTGGTGGTCAGGATACGCCGGGGCTGCTCCGTGTGGCTGGTGGCAGTGGCATCGCCTGGAGCCCAGGAGAACACGAG GTCCTCCAGCCCTTCTGCGACTTTCCAGAAATCGTGGATATCAGCATCAAGCAGGCGCCGTGCATTGGCCCGGCTGCCGAGCACCGCCTGGTCACCATCACCAGGACAGACAATCAGATCCTG GAGGCCGAGTTCCCGGGGCTTCCCGCAGCGTTGTCCTTCGTGGCGCTCGTGGATGGCTACTTCCGGCTGACCACGGACTCGAGGCACTACTTCTGCAGGGAGGTGGCGCCGCCGCGGCTGCTGGAGGAGGTGGCTGAGCAGTGCCATGGCCCTATCAC CCTGGATTTTGCCATCAACAAACTCAAGACTGGGGGCTCACTTCCCGGCTCCTACGTCCTCCGCCGCAGTCCCCAGGATTTCGACAGCTACCTCCTAACTGTTTGTGTCCTG ACCCCCCTGGGGCCGGATTATAAGGGCTGCCTCATCCGGTGCGACCCCACAGGAACCTTCTCCCTGGCTGGCCTTGGCCGTTCCCACAGCAGTCTTCGAGAGCTCCTGGCAGCCTGTTGGAATGGTGGGTTGCACGTGGATGGGGTTGAGCTGTACCTCACCTTCTGCTGCAACCCCAGACCTAAAG AAAAGTCCAATCTGATTGTGGTCCGGAGAGGCTGCAACCCACCCACATCATCCCCTGTTCAGCCCCAATTCCAGTGCCAGCTGAGTCAGATGACGTTTCACAAGATCCCTGCTGACAGCCTGCAGTGG CATGAGAACCTAGGTCACGGGTCCTTCACCAAGATTTATCGGGGCTGTCACCATGAGATTGTGGATGGGGAGGCCCGCGAGACAGAGGTACTGCTCAAAGTGATGGATGCCAAGCACAAGAATTGCATGGAG TCATTCCTGGAAGCAGCGAGCTTGATGAGCCAAGTGTCATACCAGCATCTCGTATTGCTCCACGGCGTGTGCATGGctggagaca GTATCATGGTTCAGGAATTTGTACGCCTGGGAGCACTGGACACATATCTACGCAAGTGTGGCCACCTAGTGCCAGCCAGCTGGAAGCTACAGGTGATCAAACAGCTGGCCTATGCCCTCAACTATCTG GAAGACAAAGGTCTCCCTCATGGCAATGTCTCAGCCCGGAAGGTGCTCTTGGCTCGTGAGGGGACTGATGGGAACCTGCCTTTCATCAAGCTGAGTGACCCGGGTGTCAGCCCCACTGTGCTAAGCCTGGAGA TGCTCACTGACAGGATCCCCTGGGTGGCCCCTGAATGTCTCCAGGAGGCCCGAACACTTGGCTTGGAAGCTGACAAGTGGGGCTTTGGAGCCACAGTCTGGGAGGTGTTCAGTGGTGTCACAGTGCCCATCAGCACCCTGGAGCCTGCCAAG AAGCTCCAGTTTTACCAGGAACGGCAGCAGTTGCCTGCCCCTAAGTGGATGGAGCTGGCCCTGCTGATCCAACAGTGCATGGCCTATGAGCCAGGCCAGAGGCCCTCTTTCCGTGCTGTCATCCGTGACCTGAACAGCCTCATCACTTCAG ATTATGAGCTCCTCTCAGACCCCACACCTGGCACCCTGGCGCCCCGTGATGGGCTCTGGAATGGTACCCAGCTCTACGCCTGCCAGGACCCTACCATCTTTGAAGAGAGACACCTCAAATACATCTCACAGCTGGGCAAG GGCAACTTTGGCAGCGTGGAACTGTGCCGCTACGACCCGCTGGGCGACAACACAGGGGCCCTGGTGGCCGTGAAGCAGTTGCAGCATAGTGGGCCAGAACAGCAGAGGGACTTCCAGCGGGAGATCCAGATCCTCAAAGCCCTCCACAGTGACTTCATTGTCAAGTACCGGGGTGTCAGCTATGGCCCAG GCCGCCAGAGCCTGCGGTTGGTCATGGAGTATCTGCCCAGTGGCTGCCTGCGCGACTTCCTGCAGCGGCACCGCGCCCGCCTCGACGCTGGCCGCCTGCTCCTCTACGCCTCACAGATCTGCAAG GGCATGGAGTACCTGGGCTCCTGCCGCTGCCTGCACCGCGACCTGGCAGCCCGGAACATCCTGGTGGAAAGCGAGACGCACGTCAAGATCGCCGACTTCGGCCTCGCCAAGCTGCTGCCTCTCGACAAAGAGTACTACGTGGTCCGCGAGCCAGGCCAGAGCCCCATCTTCTG GTATGCCCCAGAGTCCCTCTCGGACAACATCTTCTCGCGCCAGTCGGATGTCTGGAGCTTCGGGGTCGTCCTGTACGAGCTCTTCACCTACAGTGACAAGAACTGTAGCCCCTCAGCC GAGTTCCTGCGGATGATGGGATGTGAGAGAGATGTTCCAGCCCTCTGCCGCCTCCTGGAGCTGCTGGCTGAGGGCCAGAGGCTGCCCGCACCTCCCGCCTGTCCTAGTGAG GTTCATGAGCTCATGAAGCTGTGCTGGGCCCCTAACCCTCAAGACCGGCCATCATTCAGTGCCCTGGGCCCCCAGCTAGATGCGCTGTGGAGTGGAAGCCGGGGATAG